A single region of the Lycium barbarum isolate Lr01 chromosome 2, ASM1917538v2, whole genome shotgun sequence genome encodes:
- the LOC132625961 gene encoding uncharacterized protein LOC132625961 isoform X2 → MADDDTVLMIDSLVNVLSKYDHTKYYYVGMNSECIVSNFGMIFQMALGGAGYALSYPLAQAVAENMDTCIKRHPTLYGSDHILQAWIADLAVTITLEKGFHQIDLRGDISSFLSAHPQSPFLSLHHLDLVAPIFPSMNRYDVVNHIMKAASVTTKKMLKSDLQKSTSMRSEKKRPHEMAGRALLQAGPPGTGKTALAISQDVGSKAVGDVVYIEGNSGAVKRVGRSDAFAT, encoded by the exons ATGGCTGACGATGACACTGTGCTAATGATTGACAGTTTGGTCAACGTGCTTTCGAAGTATGATCACACAAAGTACTATTATGTTGGGATGAATTCAGAGTGCATTGTGAGTAATTTTGGGATGATATTTCAAATGGCGCTTGGTGGTGCTGGTTATGCTTTGAGTTATCCTTTAGCACAAGCTGTGGCTGAGAACATGGATACATGTATAAAGAGGCATCCAACTTTGTATGGAAGTGACCACATTTTACAAGCATGGATAGCTGATTTAGCAGTCACCATTACGCTAGAAAAGGGGTTTCATCAG attgACTTGCGAGGCGACATATCCAGCTTTTTATCGGCTCATCCTCAATCACCATTCCTATCACTCCATCACCTTGACCTAGTAGCTCCAATTTTCCCTTCAATGAACCGTTACGACGTCGTTAACCATATAATGAAAGCAGCAAgtgtcactactaaaaaaatgctGAAAAGCGACCTACAAAAATCGACCTCAATGAGGTCGGAAAAAAagcgacctcatgag ATGGCTGGTCGGGCATTACTGCAAGCTGGTCCGCCTGGTACGGGGAAGACAGCTCTTGCCATATCACAAGATGTTGGAAGCAAAG CTGTTGGTGAT
- the LOC132625961 gene encoding uncharacterized protein LOC132625961 isoform X3 — MADDDTVLMIDSLVNVLSKYDHTKYYYVGMNSECIVSNFGMIFQMALGGAGYALSYPLAQAVAENMDTCIKRHPTLYGSDHILQAWIADLAVTITLEKGFHQIDLRGDISSFLSAHPQSPFLSLHHLDLVAPIFPSMNRYDVVNHIMKAASVTTKKMLKSDLQKSTSMRSEKKRPHEMAGRALLQAGPPGTGKTALAISQDVGSKEEDNEEL; from the exons ATGGCTGACGATGACACTGTGCTAATGATTGACAGTTTGGTCAACGTGCTTTCGAAGTATGATCACACAAAGTACTATTATGTTGGGATGAATTCAGAGTGCATTGTGAGTAATTTTGGGATGATATTTCAAATGGCGCTTGGTGGTGCTGGTTATGCTTTGAGTTATCCTTTAGCACAAGCTGTGGCTGAGAACATGGATACATGTATAAAGAGGCATCCAACTTTGTATGGAAGTGACCACATTTTACAAGCATGGATAGCTGATTTAGCAGTCACCATTACGCTAGAAAAGGGGTTTCATCAG attgACTTGCGAGGCGACATATCCAGCTTTTTATCGGCTCATCCTCAATCACCATTCCTATCACTCCATCACCTTGACCTAGTAGCTCCAATTTTCCCTTCAATGAACCGTTACGACGTCGTTAACCATATAATGAAAGCAGCAAgtgtcactactaaaaaaatgctGAAAAGCGACCTACAAAAATCGACCTCAATGAGGTCGGAAAAAAagcgacctcatgag ATGGCTGGTCGGGCATTACTGCAAGCTGGTCCGCCTGGTACGGGGAAGACAGCTCTTGCCATATCACAAGATGTTGGAAGCAAAG AGGAAGACAATGAAGAGCTGTGA
- the LOC132625961 gene encoding uncharacterized protein LOC132625961 isoform X1, which yields MADDDTVLMIDSLVNVLSKYDHTKYYYVGMNSECIVSNFGMIFQMALGGAGYALSYPLAQAVAENMDTCIKRHPTLYGSDHILQAWIADLAVTITLEKGFHQIDLRGDISSFLSAHPQSPFLSLHHLDLVAPIFPSMNRYDVVNHIMKAASVTTKKMLKSDLQKSTSMRSEKKRPHEMAGRALLQAGPPGTGKTALAISQDVGSKGAFFILNQVKVFSFINMAKERLYTRDIPKDLSCL from the exons ATGGCTGACGATGACACTGTGCTAATGATTGACAGTTTGGTCAACGTGCTTTCGAAGTATGATCACACAAAGTACTATTATGTTGGGATGAATTCAGAGTGCATTGTGAGTAATTTTGGGATGATATTTCAAATGGCGCTTGGTGGTGCTGGTTATGCTTTGAGTTATCCTTTAGCACAAGCTGTGGCTGAGAACATGGATACATGTATAAAGAGGCATCCAACTTTGTATGGAAGTGACCACATTTTACAAGCATGGATAGCTGATTTAGCAGTCACCATTACGCTAGAAAAGGGGTTTCATCAG attgACTTGCGAGGCGACATATCCAGCTTTTTATCGGCTCATCCTCAATCACCATTCCTATCACTCCATCACCTTGACCTAGTAGCTCCAATTTTCCCTTCAATGAACCGTTACGACGTCGTTAACCATATAATGAAAGCAGCAAgtgtcactactaaaaaaatgctGAAAAGCGACCTACAAAAATCGACCTCAATGAGGTCGGAAAAAAagcgacctcatgag ATGGCTGGTCGGGCATTACTGCAAGCTGGTCCGCCTGGTACGGGGAAGACAGCTCTTGCCATATCACAAGATGTTGGAAGCAAAGGTGCATTCTTTATACTTAATCAAGTAAaagtattttcattcataaacatggccaaaGAACGACTGTATACAAGGGATATACCAAAAGATTTATCATGCTTATAA